In the genome of Caldisphaera lagunensis DSM 15908, the window CAGAAAGGGCTTCGGTAATTTATTAGCTGAAGGAAGCTATTGGGCTGCTAAAAAAATAGGTAAAGGATCCGAGAATCTTGTAAATCATGTAAAAGGCTTGGAATTTCCTGCTCATGATCCAAGAGTTGAATCTAAGTTTTTAGCAATACAATATGCTGTAGGTCCTAGAGGAGCCTGCCATGAACATCCCATATATCCATCTTATGATATGATGGGTGTTGATAGTGGTTTAAGAGAGGTTGGTCTTCCTTGGCCGTTACCAGATAGGCTTGAAGAAGTGGGAGTTAACAGAGGAAAAGCGTATAGGGTTATAGCTTTATATGGTGAAGTAATTAATTCCTTAGGTTATTGCAACTTCTATGCAGCTACTACTGAAACTGGTTCATTGTCGCCAAAAAGGCTGGCTACCCTATATTCATCACTAACAGGTATTGAATTGACACCAATGCAAATATTTGAAGCGGGTGAAAGATCATGGAATTTGAAGAGGGCATTTAATATTAGAGAAGGATTGGAAAAATCTCATGATATGCTCCCAAAGAGGGTTATAACTCCTATAGAGTCTGGTCCTGCAAAAGGATTAAAAGTAGAAAAACCAAAAGAGCTTTTAGAAGAATCATATGAAGGATTTGGTTGGGATAAAGAAACAGGTTATATAAAGAAATCAACCCTAGAAAGACTTGGCTTAAACGATGTTGCAGAATATTTAGAAAAAATTAAAAAGTTATCAAATTAATCCTTTTTTATTATAGTATATCAATAAAAATTTTTATACTTAGAGAACAGTTGTTCTCTATTAGGTGAGAATTTGTCAATAGAATGGAGGGGGGTTGAAAGAGTAGAAAAAGAATCAAGGCATGGTAAACCAATATCAATCTTTATAATATGGCTTGCATCTAATTTAACAATTGCAGATTTTGCCCTTGGAAGCTTTTTATATGGCCTCCCTTTGCCATGGATAATTTTTATAGTTATATTTTCTAATATAATTGCTGGTCTTATAGTTGGACTTTTGTCTTCAATGGGCCCTAAGTTTGGCTTGCCACAAATGATGATATCAGGAACAGTATATGGGAAAAAAATAAATAAGGTATTTTCTTTTGCACAATGGCTTTCAACTCTTGGTTGGTTCTCTGTTAATGTAATAATAGGTGCTCAAGCACTTGTTGAAATAGTAAAAATACCTTATTATGCTTCTCTGTTAATAAATGTTGTAATAATGGCTATTATAGGAATATATGGAATTGATATGTTACATAGTTTTGAAAGAGCCATGTCAATAATACTGGGTGCTTTATTTCTTTTTTTGATTATTATTTCTTTAGAAAAAATAAATGGAAGTATTATGTTAAATTATAATAAAAATGTAATATTTTCACCTTATTTGGCAGCAATAGTTTTTGCAGGAGTTTTTTCATACATGGTGTCATGGGCCCCCTATGCTAGTGATTATACCAGATATTTACCAGAAAATACGAGCATGAAAAAAATTATATTATATGCTACATTAGGAAGTGCAATAGCTGGAATTTGGACAGAAGTTGCGGGTACAGTAATTTATATAGCATCAGGAAATCCTAGCTTAAATATTATGCAAGCAACTTCGCAGGTTATAGGGAAATATTTATCAGTAATAGCATTGATATCTATTGTATTAGGTGGATTATCAGCAAATGCATTAAATCTTTATTCCAATTCTTTATCAGCCCAAACATTGAGTTATAAATTTAAAAGGGTTTATGCCGCATTGGCTGGTGCAATTATAGGATTTTTATTAGCATACATAGGAAGCGTGATAGGGTTTGAAATGTATTATGAGAACTTTCTATTAACGTTAGACTATTGGATTATGCCATGGGCTGGAATTTTAATAGCTTCATTTTTTATAAGAAAAAGGATTAGATTAGATCCAATAGATAATGATTATAAGCCAATAATATCTTATATAGTAGCATTGCTTATATCTTTGCCATTTATGAATTTAACGTCTTATGGCTTATCATATGAAGGAATTATTGCTAAAATGCTAGGCGGAGCTGATATAAGTTATTTTGTTTCTTTCTTTGTTTCTATGATTTTATATTTAATTTTAACAATAGGTAATAGGAAAAAAAGTTTCATTCTCTAAAGAAAAATAACTCGCATAAACTAATATTATGAATTATTATAAATTATATAGATTTTAATTTTTATTATCATATAAGAATAAAACTAATAAATTTTATGAAATTCTTTATATACAATAAAATTTAATTTAATCGCATAACGTTTTATATAAGAATAATTTTTTAATGCTTTCGTATATTAACTTGGCATTCTAATCCTTTAATTTCTTAAACAATTAATTTA includes:
- a CDS encoding purine-cytosine permease family protein, with the protein product MSIEWRGVERVEKESRHGKPISIFIIWLASNLTIADFALGSFLYGLPLPWIIFIVIFSNIIAGLIVGLLSSMGPKFGLPQMMISGTVYGKKINKVFSFAQWLSTLGWFSVNVIIGAQALVEIVKIPYYASLLINVVIMAIIGIYGIDMLHSFERAMSIILGALFLFLIIISLEKINGSIMLNYNKNVIFSPYLAAIVFAGVFSYMVSWAPYASDYTRYLPENTSMKKIILYATLGSAIAGIWTEVAGTVIYIASGNPSLNIMQATSQVIGKYLSVIALISIVLGGLSANALNLYSNSLSAQTLSYKFKRVYAALAGAIIGFLLAYIGSVIGFEMYYENFLLTLDYWIMPWAGILIASFFIRKRIRLDPIDNDYKPIISYIVALLISLPFMNLTSYGLSYEGIIAKMLGGADISYFVSFFVSMILYLILTIGNRKKSFIL